A DNA window from Helianthus annuus cultivar XRQ/B chromosome 15, HanXRQr2.0-SUNRISE, whole genome shotgun sequence contains the following coding sequences:
- the LOC118487419 gene encoding secreted RxLR effector protein 161-like: MKDLGKTKYCLGLQIEHMSNGILVHQTNYTEKLLKRFNIDKANPLSTPMVVRSLNVENDPFHPCEDNEEVLGPEVPYLSAIGALMYLTNCTRPDISFAVKLLARFSSAPTKRHWNGIKHIFRYLRGTVDLGLFYPNDSKEGLVGYADAGYLSDPHKAKSQTGYVFMNGGTVISWRSQKQTLVATS; the protein is encoded by the coding sequence atgaaagaccttggAAAAACCAAATATTGTCTTGGTTTACAAATTGAACATATGAGCAATGGAATACTTGTGCATCAAACGAATTATACCGAAAAGCTGTTGAAACGTTTCAATATAGACAAGGCAAATCCTTTAAGCACTCCAATGGTCGTAAGATCACTTAATGTCGAAAATGATCCATTTCATCCTTGTGAGGACAACGAAGAAGTtcttggtccagaagtaccataCCTCAGTGCAATTGGAGCACTTATGTATCTTACGAATTGTACGAGACCTGACATTTCTTTTGCAGTGAAATTGTTAGCAAGATTTAGTTCAGCTCCTACTAAAAGGCACTGGAATGGGATTAAACATATTTTTCGATATCTTCGAGGCACTGTTGATTTAGGCTTGTTTTATCCTAACGATTCAAAAGAAGGGTTAGTTGGTTATGCAGATGCAGGTTATTTATCTGATCCTCATAAAGCAAAATCTCAAACTGGATATGTATTTATGAACGGAGGAACTGTGATTTCATGGCGTTCTCAGAAACAAACACTTGTCGCAACATCCTAA
- the LOC110913332 gene encoding uncharacterized protein LOC110913332 — MANIAKIEFPALNITGENYMPWTSHVKRHLKSMGVLETITGWNDCSDQEKAKTDVFLHKHIDEMLQFEYSNFVDPYVLWEDLKSRFDNQREDMLNAPILWANCYEEDMLEKTFSTFHASNINLQQQYRLQKFQRYSDLNSFLLVAEKKNELLMKNHQARPAGSLAIPEANVVINDDTKDSGRKWGRGRGRGHFGKGNGRNYSFKRNNNFRGNSHGRGHGRGRGRG, encoded by the exons ATGGCAAACATCGCAAAAATTGAATTCCCGGCTCTTAATATCACCGGAGAAAATTATATGCCGTGGACGTCACATGTTAAGCGACATCTCAAGTCAATGGGTGTTTTGGAAACGATAACGGGGTGGAACGATTGTAGCGATCAAGAAAAGGCCAAAACCGATGTCTTCCTCCATAAACACATTGATGAGATGTTGCAATTTGAATATTCAAATTTTGTGGATCCATACGTTTTGTGGGAAGATTTAAAAAGCAGATTTGATAATCAAAGGGAA GATATGCTCAACGCTCCGATTTTGTGGGCAAACTGTTACGAGGAAGATATGTTGGAGAAAACTTTCTCCACATTTCATGCATCAAATATAAACTTGCAACAACAATATCGGTTGCAAAAGTTTCAAAGATATTCTGATCTAAATTCATTTCTCCTCGTAGCAGAGAAAAAAAATGAGCTACTAATGAAAAATCATCAAGCTCGTCCCGCTGGATCATTAGCCATTCCAGAAGCAAATGTTGTTATTAATGATGATACTAAAGACTCTGGAAGAAAATGGGGACGAGGCCGTGGCCGTGGCCATTTTGGTAAAGGTAATGGTCGCAATTATTCCTTCAAAAGGAATAATAATTTCCGAGGTAATTCACATGGTCGTGGACATGGTCGCGGTCGTGGTCGTGGTTGA
- the LOC110913334 gene encoding mucin-2-like translates to MTTTAANTTHRCSHPTPPKSTTPLPPTTTATTHHCGYPTPPNTRATATFRHQTPVSPPSTIVAATTATRHYNPPSSSPSATEHRTTTTQYHQPPPTAIATLHHRTPTSPPSTTTTTHNRQPSPILFLLLLLPTKQYKVMIPFILT, encoded by the coding sequence AtgaccaccaccgccgccaacaCAACCCACCGTTGTAGCCATCCTACGCCACCGAAATCAACCACcccactaccaccgaccaccaccgccaccacccaccactgtGGCTACCCTACACCACCGAACACCAGGGCCACTGCCACATTCCGCCACCAAACACCGGTGTCACCGCCGTCAACAATTGTCGCTGCCACCACCGCTACCCGCCACTATAACCCGCCGTCGTCGTCACCTTCTGCCACCGAACACCGGACCACGACTACCCAATATCACCAGCCACCACCCACCGCCATCGCCACCCTCCACCACCGAACACCGACGTCACCGCCATCGACTACCACCACTACCCACAACCGCCAACCATCGCCGATTTTATTCTTGCTTCTTCTCCTGCCTACCAAACAATACAAGGTGATGATTCCTTTCATTCTcacatga